The DNA segment CCAAGTATATCCCCTACATAATTGCACGCACTTCATATCCACCTTGTTAAACACTGGCAGGGATCCTTTAAAGGTAGACGTGAAGCGTCCCCCTTTTTTTAAGTGGGGCTTATTGTCCCAAGGCAACTCTAGCAATGAGATACGACACAGTGGAATACTGATAATTTCTGCTGTCATGGTATCTCGCCTTTCACATATACTAAAATGTGGCCACTATGGCTGGCATCGAGTCAGCTTTGCCCAGTGCCCTAAGCACTGAACCATCACGGCAGGGCTGGAGATGCTTTTCAGCCAAACACCATTATTTAAAGATAAGCATTTCCAGCGGCACATCCAAGTGCAATATCCACTACCTATAGATTAAGAGAAATTTTGCCCGCACGTCTGTGTGTAACggaattttttttcaagcactGCATTCAGTGCAATAGTACCTGTAGTTGATGCCAGGATTTCTGGTGTACTTAACAGTTATATGGTGGTTGCCGTTAGTATATCGTGCTGTATGCCTGCTTTTTCAGCTTTTGATTTCTCATAGCTTGCATTAGGTTGCTAGACTTTTGAAACGTATGGCAGCCATAACTCACACAACTGTACTGCACCGCTTTTAAAAGGCAAGGTAGGTTATAGTTAGTAACATCAGAACAGTTAAAATATGTCACATATGAAGTCAAGCAGGTGCTGGGGTAGGTGGGCCTTAAGCACTTTGAGTGAGCCTTGAGCGATCACTTCTAGCCCATGTTCTGATGGCTTCCTTACATCTTGAACTTCATCTAAAGGGTTAGCAAATCAAGTTTGCTCAGTGTATAATATGTCTTCATTAAATATGtgcatttgtatttttgtttgcagATTTTTCAGCCTGGAAGGAAATGGAAGAAatgaaggagaaagtgaaatTCATAGCATCTAGTGGGCCTAAGCGTTCGTCCTCAGGAGTAACGCAGATGTACCTGTTGTGCAATAGGTCAGAAATGCATGTGAAAACTGGAGAAGGGAAGCGGCAGCCAAAGTTAGTGGGCAGTGTGAAGTGCAACAAGCACTGCTTTGCAACTATGGCTGTCACACAAGAAGGTGAGAACGTAACTGTTGAGTACCAGGCTGAGCATTATGGTCATGACAAAAGTGTGAAGCAGCAGCGCTTGACATCTACCCAGAAGAATGCCATAGCAGCAAAACTAAGCCTAGGAGTCCCTAGTAAAAGGATTTTGCTGGATGCACACGCAACTGGTGGAGATGAATTGAATGTGCTCCATACTTTGAACAGGCACGATGTTTACAATGTAAAGCGCAAGTTTCATATTGGATATGAGGAGCAGAAAGACCCAGATGAGTTTGTCAGCATGAGGATGTGGATTGATGAGCTTCAAGAAACCTCAGCTTTGCTGTATGCTGACAAAGAGCTGCTTACAGAACAAGGCAAAGCGAAGTTTAAAATGGCTCTTATGAATAGCACTCAGAAGGAGTTCCTGCTCGAATATGGTAAGAAAAGTGTATCCATAGACTCGACTCATGGCACTAATTCTCATGGCCTCCAGCTAACAACATTGCTTGTAATTGGCAAAGACTGGTCAGGGATTCCATGTGCCTACCCGCTCTCAAAAAGTACTACGGAGGAAACTATGGTTGCTTTTTTTCAGTCAATCAAAGACAGACTTGGTGAGGAACTCTGCACTGAGCTCTTCATGTCACATGATGCGCCAGCATATTACAATGCTCGGGCAAGGGTAATGGGGAGCCCCCAGAAACGCGTGCTCTGTACTTGGCATGTGAAGCATAATTGGAACTCTCAAGTCAGTAAAGTTAGTGGCAGAGAAAACCAGAAAGTGGTCAAGGAAACTCTGCACACATTGATGCTTTGCCCAAGCGTGCCAGAATTTGAGGCTATTCTTGCAAAATTTCTGGCGTCGAAATCTGTGGTTGGGCTCAGTCCCTTTATTGAGTACTTTGAAAAGTATTATGCAAACCGTCCAGAGCAGTGGGCACTCTGCTATAGGGAGGGTAGCAACCTACTAACAACCATTTGGAGAGTATGCATAATGAACTGAAGACTGTTTACTTGCAGAGGCTTCAGTGCAAGCGGTTATACAAGCTGTTGATTACTTTGCCACAATTCACTAACGAACGGCTCCTGAAGCAGCTTGTTTCTGAGGTGAGGCCCAAGGCAGACCACCGCACAGCTGACAACTCCAAGAGGCATTGTGCAGGTGTCACTATATCGAAATCTAGCGTTTGCAAAGCACTTGACAGTGCCTGGCTTGTGGAGTCTCAATCCTTAAGACAACATCAGTACACAGTAGTAAAGGGGTGCACGGCATGCACAGGTTGCGGGATGAGCTGTCAGGAATGCAACATTTGTATCCACAGTTTCCATTGTACATGCAGTGACTTCGGGAACAGCTTGAGTTTGTGCAAGCACATTCATGCTGTTGTACAATGGGAACTGGAACAAAATTTTGGGTTTCAGGGCCCACATGATGAAGATGGAGCCCCTCCCTCAACTTCTGTGCAGACTAGTTCATTTCCGCTGGACGAGCCTTAGGCACTTGTTAGCATTCAGGCTGATTCTATCCCTCAGCCACAAAATTCTAACCTGGAAGGCGTTTGCACCCTGACTGCAGCTATTCTACAAGACCTCATTAACAAAGAGGCCCCAGTTGATCCATCAAGGGTAGAATTTGTGATGAAGAAACTTCACGAAGTTAGGCAAGCTGTTAAACAATTCCCAGACAAGCAGCCATCACTACCGAAGTCCACTCCTACTAACAAAAAACTAGAGAAGCAGCCAGATTATTGGCCCAGAAAGAACCGCACCTCTGCATCTGCTTCGTCTGCATGCTTTCCAGCACCGACGGTTTTGCAGCAGGACTACTTAAAACAAATGCTTCTCAATGATGTAGAGGTTCCTGTTATTCATACCAACAGTGACCATGAATTTTAGTGCTGTACGCAGTTCGGGCATGCAGTTCAGTGTCATGATAACTTTGCTCTAATTATCACACATGCTGCAGGAAGTAGTTTCGGCTTACATCGCGCCTCGTTTTACTGGGAATTAAATAGGGGGAAATGTATACTGAGGTGTTCTATGATATATGTAGTCGTGTGTTGCTCCAACCTCCAGATTTTCGGTACGGACTGCCTGTGCGTTCCTGTGCAGCATATAATGATGATGCAGTGTGGCTGTAAATTTTAATAGGAATAGTTCTTGTTTATTCCACTAACCACCAAGTCTGCCCATTATTGCAACATGTATTGCACAGTGTAAATGAGCACACTGCTCTGGTACGAAGTAACATGGATGGTGCGCACGTAAGGTGCCAACATTGCTCATGTAGGCTGTCTGGGTAGAAATAGTGTTGGGCTGAATAAAACAATAGGAACAGTCATATCCTTCATGCTGCGTATTCTTCCAGTAGTGTGGTAATCAGGTGTTCTCGAGCGTAATACAGTGCATTGCAGATTATGCATAGTGGTGGTCTGCTCTGGACGCTGGTAGTGTGTGTTGCTAAACTAGTCGTCTGCAGGTTTATAGAGTAGTGTTACTTGGAATGGGGCTCAGTGTCGAATAGCGATGCAGTCTGGTACGGTGGTAGCATGGATGGTGCGTGAGTGAGAGTTCCTCCATTGCTTCTCGTATGGCCTGCTCAGGCAGTCAAGTGTTCTGTAGCATAAAACAGTGGGTTACAGATTGTGCATAGTGGTGGTCTGCTCTGGATGCTGGTAGTGTGTGTGTTGCCAAGCTAGTAGTCTGCAGGTTTATAGACTAGTGTTGCTTGGAATGGGGCTCAGTGTTGAGTAGCGATGAAGTCTGGTACGGTGGTAGCATGGATGGTGCGTGAGTGAGAGAGCCCTCCATTGCTACTCGTACGGCCCGCTCGTGCAGTCAAGTGTTCTGTAGCATAAAACAGTGGGTTGTTGTAGATTGTGGATAGCGGTGGCCTGCTCTGGATGCTGGTAGTGTGTGTTGCTAAGCTAGTCGTCTGCAGGCTTATAGACTAGTGTTGCTCGGAATGGGCCTCAGTGTCGAGTAGCGATGCAGTCTGGTACGGTGGTAGCATGAATGGTGCGTGAGTGAGAGAGCCCTCCATTGCTGCTCGTATGGCCTGCTCGTGCAGTCAAGTGTTCTGTAGCATAAAACAGTGGGTTGTAGATTGTGGACAGTGCTGGCCTGCTCTGGATGCTGGTAGTGTGTGTTGCTAAGCTAGTCGTCTGCAGGTTTATAGACTAGTGTTTCTCGGAATGGGGCTCAGTATCGAGTAGCGATGCAGTTTGGTACGATGGTAGCATGGATGGTGCGTGAATGAGGCACCTCTGCCATTATAGTGTGTGTTCAGTAAGGCCTCTAAATACTTGTGTGCTATACTGGTGCGCTTTCGATTTCAGCAGGCACTACAAGTGCCGCAGCATAGTGCTGCATCTGGCAGTTTCAGCAGGCAGCAGCATTGTGCTGCATCTGGCTGTGTCAGACCCCCAttttctctcggcagaacctgGCTGCTAGAGAGCGCGTCTCCCAGGCGGCGGATAGGGAGGCTTCTACCAAACAAGGCAACTTCAAATTCAGTGCATCAGTGATCACACAAACAAGAAATGTTAACGCTTTAAGAGCTTAAAAGCGGTTGAAGTACAAAAAGgtttgaaatgcgggccagttggtacattgaaacttgaaaaaaaaccagtcacaaggTACAAGAGAAAGAGTTTTCACTCCATGACTGGtcattgtggcgtgaacactccttttgtatcttgtgactggttttttcaagTTGAAGTACGAAGCCAAACTGATTTTGCTAAGCTTTTGTTTGGTAGGAGTGGTGCTTGCACCCGCAGACCAACAGGTGTTTCAGAAATGATCGACCACTTTGTCATCATTACATGTCATAAACGTGGCATTTATCCACCTATGTTTATTTAAACATATGTAGGCATCATTCGCTTTCAACATATGTGGCCCAAGCTTTATGATTTAGGTCTCTGTCGTGCACTTTTTGGTTTGGACGAGGCTGACCCCAAGCATGGCCCCCCAAACAGAGTTACCTTCACCCCACTACAGCAGAAAGAAGTAGTAGTGGCAAAGTGCTGTGTGAAAGTGAGCAAGGAATCAGGGGTGAGGTGATTGAGGGAAGAGAGTCAACAAACCACGGCTGCCAACCAAAGTGACCTTCACACCTCTGCAGCAGATAGAAGCATTGGCAGAGTGGTGTGTGAAAGTGCGTGAGGTGTCTGGGTGAGGTGACTGGGGGAAAAGAGAGCGTCCACGAGAGTCAACCTTTTTAGCTGGCAAGATTGACCGCAACCACGACCACCAACCATATTCACCTGCACCCCACTGCAACAGGAAGGGCAAGGAGTGGCAAAGTTGTGTGAAAGTGTGCCACTGCCAAGCACTCCTGGGACTATAAGATGGTGACGACACCACATCACCCTTGACAACTTGTTTTCCGAAAGGGCCACTGCCTTTGAGAACCGCTGTGTTGTGTGGATGGACTGCCGCTACGCCGCCATCATTGTGTGTTTTTAAATTCGTATTCAGTGCGAACATTTCGATTCATTCTAATTATTATCGGACATTCTTAATCCTAACCACTAGTGTATGTGTTCAATTTGCATCTAGTTCAGCGGCAGACTGTAAATGTATATAGTGCTCTGTCATCCGTAATTGTAATCACTTGTACGTATGCAGATTACGCACATACAAGTGATTACAATTACGGACGATAGAGAGCACTATGTACACGTGTTTACTGTATCTATCACATGAAAGTCTTTGATTAATGTAGTATGATTTTTTATTTGCCTGCGTGTGTGTCTTCATAGAAATATATGTGTTGTTTTTACTTGAATTTGTGGCTGTGTCCCATTCACAACGCGTCAAACTCCACCCCCTTCCGGCATGGTTTGGCAAGGTGCTTCGCATTTCTGCTGAGCTGCGAGAGCACATATG comes from the Amblyomma americanum isolate KBUSLIRL-KWMA chromosome 1, ASM5285725v1, whole genome shotgun sequence genome and includes:
- the LOC144123792 gene encoding uncharacterized protein LOC144123792 gives rise to the protein MEGPSAPPAESPVRDKYQCPVCQAEFVLEQSRRRHVRKQHPEAASSLSCSAKASYSCDQCTNVFARRGQLLQHHEQNHGFVSRLSTHQFCSYSDFSAWKEMEEMKEKVKFIASSGPKRSSSGVTQMYLLCNRSEMHVKTGEGKRQPKLVGSVKCNKHCFATMAVTQEGENVTVEYQAEHYGHDKSVKQQRLTSTQKNAIAAKLSLGVPSKRILLDAHATGGDELNVLHTLNRHDVYNVKRKFHIGYEEQKDPDEFVSMRMWIDELQETSALLYADKELLTEQGKAKFKMALMNSTQKEFLLEYEPGC